In Plectropomus leopardus isolate mb chromosome 20, YSFRI_Pleo_2.0, whole genome shotgun sequence, one DNA window encodes the following:
- the LOC121960109 gene encoding electrogenic sodium bicarbonate cotransporter 1-like, translating into MSSDKKVEDEAVLDRGASFVKHVCDEEEVEGHHTVYIGVHVPKSYHRRRRHRRKSSHKERRERADHSTEGYKSDGENADESTTNILKPLICPAERIRFILGEEDDGPPPPQLFTELDELLAVDGQEMEWKETARWIKFEEKVEKGGERWSKPHVATLSLHSLMELKTCIEKGTIMLDLEASTLPQVVELITDSQIESGQLKADLKEKVVYTLLRKHRHQTKKSNLRSLADIGKSVSSASRLFTNQENGSPTTAHRNLTSNSLSDFSDKPEKDQLKNKFMKKLPRDAEASNVLVGEVDFLETPFVAFVRLQQAVMLGALTEVPVPTRFLFVLLGPKGKAKSYHEIGRAIATLMSDEVFHDIAYKAKDRQDLLAGIEEFLDEVIVLPPGEWDPDIRIEPPKSLPSSDKRKNMYTGLEPPQMNGDTPHDAGHGGGGGHEVGEELQWTRKFCGGLVLDIKRKLPFFASDFYDALHIQALSAILFIYLGTVTNAITFGGLLGDATENMQGVLESFLGTALTGTVFCLLSGQPLTILSSTGPVLVFERLLFSFSKDNGLDYLEFRLWIGLWSGIFCLVLVATDASFLVQYFTRFTEEGFSALISFIFIYDAFKKMIKLAHHNPINADYDPNLITHYDCVCMPGNSSDLLDVSAWTNSTDLPANATWASLSKQQCLKYNGRLVGEACGFVPDITLMSIILFFGTYTCSMALKKFKTSRFFPTTVRKLISDFAIILTILLFCGVDAFVGVETPKLIVPSEFKPTSPLRGWFIPPFGGNPWWVYLAAALPALLVTILIFMDQQITAVIVNRKEHKLKKGAGYHLDLFWVAILMIICSFMGLPWYVAATVISIAHIDSLKMETQTSAPGEQPKFLGVREQRVTGIFVFLLTGLSVFMAPILKFIPMPVLYGVFLYMGVASLNGVQFMDRLQLLLMPAKHQPDLIYLRHVPQRRIHLFTFIQVLCLALLWILKSTVAAIIFPVMILALVAVRKAMDYVFSQHDLSYLDDVIPEKDKKKKEDEKKKKNKKKGSIDSEIEFSDYPYQDNIPSIKISMDMMEQEPMLGDKSKDRDESKTFLNPHSSC; encoded by the exons TTTGTCCAGCTGAGAGGATCAGGTTTATCCTGGGAGAGGAAGACGATGGTCCCCCGCCTCCTCAGCTCTTCACCGAGCTGGACGAGCTCCTGGCTGTGGACGGGCAGGAGATGGAGTGGAAGGAGACAGCCAG ATGGATCAAGTTTGAGGAGAAGGTGGAGAAGGGTGGCGAGCGCTGGAGTAAACCTCATGTGGCCACGCTGTCCTTACACAGCTTGATGGAGCTCAAAACATGCATCGAGAAGGGCACCATTATGCTGGACCTGGAGGCCTCCACGCTGCCGCAGGTCGTTG AGTTGATCACTGACAGCCAGATCGAGTCCGGCCAGCTGAAAGCTGACCTGAAGGAGAAGGTCGTTTACACGCTGCTAAGGAAACATCGCCACCAGACCAAGAAGTCAAACTTGCGTTCCCTTGCTGACATTGGCAAGAGTGTTTCCAGTGCAAGTAGGCTGTTCACAAACCAGGAGAATG GTAGCCCAACTACCGCCCACAGAAACCTCACCTCCAACAGCCTGAGCGACTTCTCTGACAAACCAGAGAAGGATCAG CTGAAGAATAAGTTCATGAAGAAACTGCCCCGGGATGCAGAGGCATCAAATGTGCTGGTTGGAGAGGTAGACTTCCTGGAAACTCCCTTTGTGGCGTTTGTTCGTCTGCAGCAGGCCGTCATGCTGGGCGCTCTGACTGAGGTTCCCGTGCCCACAAG ATTTCTTTTTGTCCTGCTGGGGCCCAAAGGTAAAGCCAAGTCCTATCATGAAATTGGAAGAGCCATTGCCACCCTGATGTCAGATGAG GTGTTCCATGATATTGCCTATAAAGCGAAGGACAGGCAGGACCTGCTGGCTGGCATTGAGGAGTTCTTGGATGAGGTCATCGTCCTGCCCCCCGGAGAGTGGGACCCTGACATCAGGATAGAGCCTCCCAAGTCTCTGCCCTCCTCAGACAAGAG GAAGAACATGTACACTGGATTAGAGCCGCCTCAGATGAATGGCGACACTCCTCATGATGCGGGAcatggagggggaggaggacaCGAGGTCGGAGAGGAGCTTCAGTGGACCAGAAA GTTTTGTGGAGGTCTAGTTCTGGACATCAAGCGGAAGCTGCCATTTTTTGCCAGTGACTTCTATGATGCTCTACATATCCAGGCTCTGTCGGCCATCTTGTTCATCTACCTAGGCACAGTTACCAATGCGATCACATTCGGAGGCTTACTCGGTGATGCCACAGAAAACATGCAG GGAGTGCTGGAAAGTTTCCTGGGTACGGCACTCACAGGAACAGTGTTCTGTCTGCTCTCCGGTCAGCCCCTGACGATTCTCAGCAGCACAGGCCCCGTGCTCGTCTTTGAAAGACTGCTTTTCAGCTTCAGCAA agaCAACGGGCTGGACTACCTTGAGTTCCGGCTGTGGATCGGCCTGTGGTCGGGTATATTCTGTCTGGTGCTGGTCGCCACAGATGCCAGCTTCCTGGTGCAGTACTTCACCCGATTCACCGAGGAAGGCTTCTCTGCGCTCATCAGCTTCATCTTCATCTACGACGCTTTCAAGAAGATGATAAAGCTGGCCCACCACAACCCGATCAACGCCGACTACGATCCCAACCTCATCACTCACTACGACTGCGTCTGCATGCCTG GCAACTCATCAGACCTCCTTGATGTCTCTGCGTGGACGAACAGTACAGATCTG CCAGCGAATGCCACCTGGGCGTCCTTGTCCAAACAGCAGTGTCTGAAGTACAACGGGCGGCTGGTCGGAGAGGCCTGTGGCTTTGTGCCTGACATCACCTTGATGTCAATCATCTTGTTCTTTGGGACCTACACCTGCTCCATGGCTCTGAAGAAGTTCAAGACGAGCCGCTTCTTCCCCACCACC GTGAGGAAACTCATCAGTGACTTTGCGATCATCTTGACCATTTTGCTGTTCTGCGGCGTGGACGCCTTTGTTGGTGTGGAAACTCCAAAACTCATAGTGCCAAGTGAATTCAAG CCCACGAGTCCACTGAGGGGCTGGTTTATTCCTCCATTTGGAGGGAACCCCTGGTGGGTGTACCTGGCTGCTGCTCTCCCCGCTCTACTGGTCACCATTCTGATATTTATGGATCAGCAGATCACTGCTGTGATTGTCAACAGGAAAGAGCACAAACTCAAG AAAGGGGCAGGCTATCACCTGGACCTGTTCTGGGTGGCCATCCTGATGATCATCTGCTCTTTCATGGGCCTGCCGTGGTACGTGGCTGCCACTGTCATCTCCATCGCCCACATCGACTCTCTGAAAATGGAGACTCAGACGTCGGCCCCTGGGGAGCAGCCCAAATTCCTGGGCGTCAG GGAGCAAAGAGTTACCGGTATCTTCGTGTTCCTCCTGACGGGACTCTCTGTCTTCATGGCCCCTATCCTCAAG TTCATCCCCATGCCTGTGCTCTATGGTGTGTTCCTCTACATGGGTGTGGCGTCACTCAATGGTGTCCAG TTCATGGACCGCCTGCAGCTGCTCCTGATGCCCGCCAAGCACCAGCCGGACCTGATCTACCTGCGGCACGTCCCCCAGAGACGCATCCACCTCTTCACCTTCATCCAGGTCCTGTGTCTGGCACTCCTCTGGATCCTCAAGTCGACCGTGGCTGCCATCATCTTCCCTGTCATG ATCTTGGCGTTGGTAGCCGTTCGTAAGGCGATGGACTACGTGTTCTCCCAGCATGACCTCAGCTACCTGGATGACGTCATCCCAGAgaaagacaagaagaagaaagaggatgagaagaaaaagaaaaacaagaagaaggGAAGCATTGACAGTGAAATTGAATTT TCTGACTACCCTTACCAAGACAATATCCCCAGTATAAAAATCTCTATGGATATGATGGAGCAGGAGCCCATGTTGGGTGATAAATCTAAGGATA GAGATGAATCCAAGACTTTCCTTAACCCGCATTCGTCGTGCTGA